GTGATGGATTATCAGTCATTGGGGATTAAATTAACAGATAGTGCTCAGACATaatggtttttgttttgcattttaaattgcCTGGGAGCACGGTTTGACTCCAAAGCTTTTTATTGCTGGTCTTTTTGGACTTCTCTCTCCCTCCATTCTGTGCTGTGTGCACTTCAATAGCCGATAGAGTTGCAGCCGTGTTGgtgttacatttaaaacattttctaccAGGAAAATAGGAGAGAGAGTATCTTAGGACTGTTGGCTACAAGGTTTCACATGTCATACAGTAATTCAATTTAGAAGTGATCACAACTTTGGATCAATTTTCAATCTCAAGGTTTTGTAACCCTTTGACCAGCAGATACCAATTTCTACTAATTATGCTATCTCTTAAAGACCTATAACAAATGAAgatatatttaatattagaaaCAGAGGTTGTATCCATTCATCATCTAAACCCCCTTGCAGGGGGGTCAGAGGTGGGCTAGACTCTAGTCaagtcaccagtccatcacagggcaaacaaccaagcacacacacacccacacacagatACCTAAGTACATTTTACAATAGAACAATCAATTTATCAGTCGTGTTTTTAGACTCTGGAAGGAAGCGGCGCACCCACAAATAACCCATGCATGCCCATGGAGAATGCATGCAAGCTCCATGCCATGCAGAAGGACCCCAGGATGTGACCCAGATCGGATCTTTGTGCCCAGATACAACCCTTatccgtctttttcatggcagtgtgaacggcccaattctgatcttttcacccaAAAAAATATCACCTTTGTGCCACTTgaatatgtggtactaattttGATATGTATCAATTATTTTTCAGTGTtcgcagtctgaacggtcatgttgcATTTCATCTGTCTTTTACGTCACTCTTCTGGCTCCAActgcacatccacacacagcagcagcagttagcgctccacaAAAGACCTtttttaatagctgtgctgctttcttttcACCTTACTCTGTCTTGGTATGATGTGGTCTTCATATTGGCGGCTGAcgttgctcaacagctttcttaTAATAAcaaggtgagttttttttaaactaaactttATTGAAGACTTCTAGAATAATATTCACCATTACTTCAGTAAACAGCATGTtgttgtgtgacgtctcctgCTCTTATCTGCACTtgcgggtcgctttgcggtcctgaccgttcagacagaagtctgatggcggTCACATTTAATAATAGTATGAACAgccacccccaaaaaaatagattttagcAAAAAATCCGAAtcgagcatcaagacctgcaatGTGAACGTAACTTAACTCTGGACCTTCCAActacaaggcaacagtgctaccaactggcCTACCTTGCAGTCTGTCCTAAAAGAcgattatttaaaaacacaaacacctttaaagctgtttttaacaTCTTACATTAGCTATTAGCATTGTTAGCATTAATAAAGCAGAAGTTTCTGTTTGTGTTCCATGGAAAAGGTAGACTCTTCTCTTAATGCTGAGATTTTGAGAAGGCTGCCAAAATATTTGCATCCAtcatccccccaaaaaataaagaggttgaaaacataaaaagaccAAACAGAGCGACTTTGTTGAACTCTGCTCAGACTTCCTGTTATGTTTTGCTCACCGTCTCTTTTGTTCCTCACAGCTTGAAAGGACTGCAGACATTTTGTAGAAAATACAGCTTGCTTTTAaataacccccccacccccgtgcTTCCCCTGGCTTCATTTGAACCACTGCACTGCTAATGGAATCCACTGAATTTGAGTGTTCTTCACTCAGTAATGACATCCACACTAAAGACTGTTAGTGTCAGAATTACCTCGTGGCACTCGCATGTGGCACATTCACTGATCTGTAACTGAGTTTATAAGTGGCTGGTTACTGGTCATGCTCAGGTAGGTTAGCACCAtaccagaaaaatatatatagaattCTTATACTATTGCTGAAAATTGCTATGAAGAGAATGATTACTTGCAATCAACAAAAATTTTCTTGACTCTGTTAATATTTAAGATATAAAATTTACCACGTATTCCAAGCAGTCCTTTAGGATGATACTATGGCATTCACTGATATTGCAATATGGGTTACAATTTGATACACTGCGCCTCTATAGGATCGAGCGAACTAAAAATCGGCATATTCCAGTCCAACAACCAGTTTTGTGGTGCAACTCTAGTTacctgaaataaatcaaatgtcTAGCAATATGCCAGGAAATTTTAATGCAAACTGATATTTAAGGCTAGCTTATTAGGACACAACAACTCAACCATCCTGGATTCCTTTTTTTATAAACACGagacagaaaagtaaaatgagAGTAAAGAGGGATGCAGATGAACACTATTCGCGGGGAGATATATCCCTAGTATGTTTCTCTGAGCGTGAGCCATTTACCTCTTCACCCCTTCTCCATTCTTCCACCTATCCCCTCCCTTCGCCTCTCCCCACGTCCGCATTATCATAATTGTGTCCAGAACATGAGGGGCCGGGGAAGTGatcatgtcattttatttacacCCTGCTTGGCCCTTTTTACAAACGACATGCCGCTGACTGCCAAGCGGACTGGGGCCCGACGACATCTTTTGATCAGGGCTGTCAGGGCCTATCAGCAGAGAGTGGCAGGTAATGGATACCCAGTGACAAACCAAATCTCCGGGAGGACGGAGAGTGGGTCGCACCTGCCAGGTCTCCATTAGGCTGGCCTCACGGTGGGGCTGCCTGCTGACTGTGCCCCCGGGGTCCAAATCAGACCAGCGCCAGCCGCATGGCTGCCTTGAGATTGGCTGTTAGCACTGGAAATGAGAGTTATTTCAGCTATGACATTTTTGTTTAGACTGGATATGTGtatggggggggtgggggtggaggggAGGGCATGAAAGATTTAGTCacagtatttgtgtttgtgtgtgtgcctgtttAAGCTCAACTGTGTAGCTGATCAAACCATCTGAGTCCATATcctgggtattttttttttgtcttctagcATTTGTGTTAGTTTACAAAATTGTCCAAAAGTCCTCAGACCTGTCCACAGGTCGTCCACAATTTCcagattatttgtttttcctcaacCTGCGCGTTTTTGTGTGTGAGGCTGTCAGGAAATGGAGGGTGGACTTAGAGGTAGCCGAGTTGGCGTTAGATGCGTAGACTTGTCGCCACGGGAAACACAAGAATACGTGCGCGTTTTGTGTACGCGGTATGCTTGTTCGCGGACGCATGCACACGCTTATCTCTCCTAATGAGAGCGCTGGTCATTGACACGCAAAGTGACAAGCGTCTTATTCAGGTCAACaatctttttcctctgctcctgTTTCATATCTTGATGGAATGATGAAACTGAGTAAGGATTTCACTGTAAAATGGTATCTAcccaaaaatggaaaacaaaatcaataatcttaactgttttttattaataaaaggaaataaacaacACTCATACTGCTGCAAATAATATAAATTTACCCATAAAATTGGTTATTTTGATCTTGTGAAGTAGATTTTAagcaaaatatagaaaaaatacCCACTATATTTTTTGCCATAGTTTTCAAGTAAACATGCTTATTGCACAGAATAGGATACCTTTCTGCTGTTCAGCAATTTAGAGTAACACAAATATAACATGCTAATATTGGCTGAAAAAATAATTAGGTTGTTTGCGTCCCCACAGTTGGCTGTAGGGTTAATGCAGTGATAACAGTCATGGGTGGTGcacttttattttccaaatcaTCTGATTTTCACAGCCAAAAATGTTCCCATAGTGCTAAATTATGAAAATATAGTAGCCTTCATtaagccagctgaccagcagtttGCAGCAGCTGGTGGAGGAGAGGCAATGCTGCCttaatctgtttaaaaatagaCATGTGCATTTTTGGTCACTGCTTCTCTGGAATCTtgttaaaaggactttaaaccacATGGACCCTACGGGGGAAAATGTTTGTACTTTTGAAATCATAACTTTTTAAACCCTTGCATTAACCAGCCCGTGTCTACTGAGTTCTTGCTTGAAatctaatttttcttttttagatttcGTGcttcatcattttattttaagaaccTGCACTAAATTACTTCAGTCCACTTGACACGATGGGTTGTCTAGTTAACCTATCAAAGTTTCATCGCCAAATTTTTTGACATCCCTTTCacttaaacaattttttttttttttttagaaaatgcttTTTGACTGTGTTCATGCGGGCGTCAGTCTGCATTTGTGTGTAATCAGAGAGAAGGCAGATGAAGAGGCGTCAGACATATTAACTGACAGATGGAGGTTGATCCAACTCATTTATTACCCCAGAGGAGAATGCCACAGTGAGATTGGGCTTCATTAATTTCAgatttagttttcatttcaaGCTGTTGTGCCTtgagataaataaaatggtGCATTATGTTTTTGCCaagatatttcttttttgttttcctccaatAGAAGGAGTGTAAAAGAGGGGAGACATAAGTTCCATGTGGCTGGGGTAGTATATAAATACAGGCTCGCCTAGAGGAAAATAACACCTCAACGGTTGATGAGGTGAAATGGGATGACTGTAATTTCTCAGCTCAGCTTTAAAGGCTCCCACACAGATGGCTCATTTATCCCTGGGAGTCCTCGGGCACACATTGCAGGGAAACTTTTTCTCCAGTTATTCTTACATAGCATGTACTCTCCCTGCAATTTAACTCATCTCATTCCTTCTCCCTTTGTCTCCATTCTCCTTGCAGCGTATTCTCCCGAGGAGCTGGCAGAGCAGGCTGTGGAGGAAGCCGAGGCAGGAGAGCAGCCGTCGGTACCGCAGGATGATGACCTTCCCATGAAAGAGGAATTTGTGGAGCAAAGTGCAGGGACTGCCAAGGAGCAGGCATGTGACCAGGAATCAGCTGAGGCTACAGAGCTCTCAGGACAAGAGATGGACAGCGAGTCACATGTAAGTGAGGCCAGTGACCGCCTGTCTGACTTCGAGAGCCCCTGCAGAAAATCAGAATCCAACATGGTCCCGGCTTCTTTGAATCCTGATGCCAAAACGCCTCCCATAGGCATGGACACGTTAGAACAAATGAAGGCTATCTACTCAAGTTTCTTGACCAGTCCTCTGTGGTCGCCACTGAACTTGAACTCCACCCAGCTTCAGGAACAGACCTCGGCTTCTACGGAGAAGCCCGCTCGCAGCAACAGCactagcagcagcagtagctgcagcagcagtagcTTTGACTGGCATCAGTCCGCAGTAGCAAAGACCCTACAACAACACCCTCCTCAGAGCCGTCACCCTGCTCCGTCTGAGCCAAGCCTCTTTAGTACGGTCCAGCTTCACAGGCAAAACCCAAAGCTGTTTGGCTCAATCTTCACCGGGGCCAGCAAATTCCGCTGTAAGGGCTGTAGTGCAGCTTATGACACGTTGGTGGAGCTGACCGTCCACATGAACGACACAGGCCACTACCGGGATGACAACCAGGATAAAACAGGCAGTGGTTCAAAGCGCTGGTCCAAGCCACGTAAGAGGTCCCTGCTGGAGATGGAAGGAAAAGAGGATGCCCAGAAGGTTTTGAAATGTATGTATTGCGGCCATTCTTTTGAATCACTGCAGGACCTCAGTGTCCATATGATTAAGACCAAACACTACCAGAAAGTGCCTCTGAAGGAGCCAATGGCCCCAGTGGCAGCCAAAGTCATGTCCTCTAAGAAAAGAGGACTGGTGGGGTTGGACCTCACCTCATCACGATCGAGAGAAGGAACCCCCAAAGCAAAAGCAGATCAGAGTGAACCCTCACAGAAACCTTCCTCCAGCCCTTACACTAACTCTAATACCCGATACAGCCACCAGAACGGTGCCAGCTATTCTTGGCAGTTTGAGTCTAATAAACTTCAGATCCTCAAGTGCATGGAGTGTGGAAGCTCCTATAATACACTCCAAGAGCTGAGGACCCACATGATGGTGACGGGACACTACCTGAGGGTGTCCAGCTCGGTGGGTAAGAGAATTAAAGCAGTTCCCGAGGCAACGTCCCCTAGTCCTGGGAGGGTCAGCACACCTACTGATCAAAAAGTCCAATCTGTTCCACTTGCACCCTCCACCTTTTCTCCTCCACCTCTTCCAACCAACACAactccctcccctcctctgaAAGAGATCAAGAAGGAGGAGGTCGAGGAGGAGTGCACCACGCAAGAGACCGGTGCAACCGAAAAGCAAGTCATGACCGCTGTTGGTAAAGAGGAAGACACCGAGGGAGaggaaaaatatgacatttccaAGTATAATTACCTTACAGAGGATGATCTGAAGGAGAGCCCTAAAGGAGGGATCGATATCCTAAAATCACTGGAAAACACAGTGACTTCAGCCATCAATAAGGCACAGAGTGGGAATCCAAGCTGGGGAGGCTACCCTAGCATCCATGCAGCCTACCAGTTCCCCAGTTCCCTCAAGCTCCAACAGGGCAGCATGGAAAAGAATTCACAGATGAAGTTCTTGTTCAA
This genomic stretch from Fundulus heteroclitus isolate FHET01 chromosome 2, MU-UCD_Fhet_4.1, whole genome shotgun sequence harbors:
- the tshz3a gene encoding teashirt homolog 3, whose translation is MPRRKQEAPKRAAAYSPEELAEQAVEEAEAGEQPSVPQDDDLPMKEEFVEQSAGTAKEQACDQESAEATELSGQEMDSESHVSEASDRLSDFESPCRKSESNMVPASLNPDAKTPPIGMDTLEQMKAIYSSFLTSPLWSPLNLNSTQLQEQTSASTEKPARSNSTSSSSSCSSSSFDWHQSAVAKTLQQHPPQSRHPAPSEPSLFSTVQLHRQNPKLFGSIFTGASKFRCKGCSAAYDTLVELTVHMNDTGHYRDDNQDKTGSGSKRWSKPRKRSLLEMEGKEDAQKVLKCMYCGHSFESLQDLSVHMIKTKHYQKVPLKEPMAPVAAKVMSSKKRGLVGLDLTSSRSREGTPKAKADQSEPSQKPSSSPYTNSNTRYSHQNGASYSWQFESNKLQILKCMECGSSYNTLQELRTHMMVTGHYLRVSSSVGKRIKAVPEATSPSPGRVSTPTDQKVQSVPLAPSTFSPPPLPTNTTPSPPLKEIKKEEVEEECTTQETGATEKQVMTAVGKEEDTEGEEKYDISKYNYLTEDDLKESPKGGIDILKSLENTVTSAINKAQSGNPSWGGYPSIHAAYQFPSSLKLQQGSMEKNSQMKFLFNGGDGTLSSYAKNQPLISPPLSHSSPFPTNNFQAMEDLVKKVTEKVAKVEQRVKQLSPKRENQLSPCSSEAGESHKGGEADSPREWRGVTSANSDKGSHSDRASPATEPKRNSAVKSPVASTLRCSTAIITGHTPPEQPFVNPLSALQSVMNIHLGKAAKPSMPNQDPLSLLSRLSQSMTEKAAVAASPLQTKKPESVVDNSFCQPSDDQPIDLTKSKNDKGGSVGSGPLTPSSTASSVSPISLVTPAKLTVVSPYTSSSPLHENALSDISDMLRNLTQSHPVTKPPTRSRATDKMEVVGTTHEEDDASLHGHKRKGRHSNWNPQHLLLLQAQFASSLRQTSEGKYNINDLSPQERMHISRFTGLSMTTISHWLANVKYQLRRTGRTKFLKNLDSGQPIFFCSDCASQIRTPTAYVGHLEAHLGFRVRDLAKLSPKQTARDTNTLTEKVAPLDSFLLPQSPDDCSSNGAVFSCQLCVRKFATKHAIKLHLSKSHGKSPEDHLLYVCELEKH